The DNA segment TTCCAATGCGATTCGTTTAATTTCTTCTTCTTGTGACTGAATAATATATGAGCTGATCTGCTGCTGTTTTGATCTCAATTGATCCATTTTGCACCTCCTACTTCCATTATTCATAAATAAATAGAGTGTTTTCGTAAAAATTTTTGCTTTTTTACTTATATCAATACTTAGGAATCAAATCCAAGTGTAAAATTTACATCTTACGAATGAATCCCAATGATTTATCAGCGATTCAGAAATCACAACTTTTTAGAGTAAGAGAAAATATAAAAAAAGGCAGGTTCTTTTTAAAAGACCTGAACCTTTTTTACTGTATATGTTAAGCCGCTTTCCTGGTCAAATGCAGACCAGTGATTCTCTGACTGACTTACCTCACTTGCTAACAGCACCGCGAGAAAATAGAAATCGTCAAAATAGTAACGAATATGAGTGCCATCTGGACAGTATTGCACTTTTTTTACTGTTTTTTTGACCGTTGGAGCTTGATCTCCACCCTCGGAGTCTTGAATGGCAATTTCAACAGGTACACCCACAAATCGTCCTACATCCTCTAACTTAATGAGTTCCACAGCTATTACATCCTCTCAATACAGGATAGATGAACATCTTATAGCCCTGAAGATACTCCCAAAATTTCTCGCCAGCATTTTCCTCGATGTACTGAATGGTTTCCTCCTCGGATGACCAATCACTCATCCCCTTAATTTCAGCCACAACCATTTCTGCTCCATCTATCTTTTTTTCTTCCAAAAACCAATTCAACCGTTTTTTTGCAAAGGTACTCTTCAATAACTCATCAATTTCTGTACTAAAATCGCCTGCTTCCGGACGGACGAAACAAAAATCTATATATGTTTCACTAGTCATTGACCTTCACACCTTTTTTATAAATGAGGATTGCGACTGGAAATAAAATTACGTTAATAACAGCGGCAATAATCGTATTTGTATAATTTTCATAGAAATATTGATGAACCATATATTGTGTAAAAATAATATTGAGCATCAATACGGCTAGTAGAAATGCCACAGGGATATAACTACGCTTCATAACGCTTCACCCCCACGGCATAAACGGCACCGTTTTCTTCTTTTACATAAATTTCAGGAAGTGGACGTCTAGGCGGACCGGCAATTGGTGCACCCGTTTCTACGTCAAATTTACCATGGTGGCACGGGCATAGCATTTCGCCTTCATCCTTTTTCCAAAACACAGGACAACGTAGATGTGTACAGGCATTTTGGTAGGCAACGTATTTTTTTTCAGACAGTCTGATTAAAATCGCGCTGTCATGTTCACCTGGGAATGCAAAGTCAACCGCATCTCCAATTGGTAATGCCTTTACATCAACAATTTTCTGCTTTGGATATTTTTTGTCTCCCAGCCCATTCAGTTCTTTTGCTGCTAACACTCCCCATGGAAGAGAGGAAACGGCAAATACTCCTGCAGCTCCAACCAATGTTTTCATAAATCCACGACGGTCTAATTTTCTTTCGTTATTGCGGTTTATATTATGAGTATAGTTATCTTCTTCGAACGGGATTTTATTATTCTTATCTGTCATGTTAATCCCTCCTAAAACAATTTAGTGACGCCCTGTAATATACCAGGAAGATTCACTTTTACGTTTGTTTCGCCTTCTAAATAAGGCATGCTTGTTACCCACTTACCATTATCCAAATTAAACTGCTTTTGTTTTGCTTCAATTTCTTCATCGGTTAACCATTGAAGAGTATTAGATGGACACACACTCGCACACATTGGCGGGATGCCATCCTTTGTACGGTCAATACATAGATCGCACTTATACATTAAATTCTGCTCGGTATCAAACTTCGGTATACCGTATGGGCAGGCAATTGTACAGTTTTGACAGCCAATACATTTTTCCACAAGAGCCGATAGTACGGCACCTGTTTCGTGAATTTGAATGGCTTGTGCCGGGCAGCTTCTTGCACATGCTGGATTCACACAGTGAAGGCACATAAGAGGCATCGTTTGACGGTTAACAAGCGGGTTCACATCGTAAACATAGTTACGGTTACGTTCCTCATGTCCTCCGCACTGTGTACAAGCCGCCAAACAGGAGCGGCATCCTATACAGTTTTCAAGTTCTAAATATAGCCTCTTTTTCATTTACTGCACCTTCTTCATTTCTAGTTTTTCAATCTGTGCGGCACACGCTTTGAATTCCGGCATCCGAGAAATTGGATCAAGAGCCGCAATTGTTAAGAGATTAATAGATTTATCGTGACCGAAATGGTATGGAACAAATACCGTATCTTTTCTAATGGCTTCCGTAATTTTCACTTTATATTCTGCTTTGCCTCTACGAGTAAAAAGAAGAACATATTCTTCATGCTCGATCTTGTATTTAGCTGCTGTTTCTGGATGTACTTCTACATATGGCTCTGGACACATATCACGTAAGAATTGAATTCGGCGTGTTTGGTTTCCAGATAGATAGTGATAGACCACACGTCCTGTTGTTAAGCGTAATGGATATTCTTCACATGGCTCTTCAGCAGGCGGTCGGTATGGTAAGGCACATATTTTAGCTTTACCATCTGGATGATAGAATTTCTTATCTAAGAACATATGTGGTGTTCCTTTGTCATTTTCATCTTTACAAGGCCAGAATACACCATCTTGCTTTTCGATCTTATCCCATGTGGCACCATAATAATCTGCATAGCCACCTTTTGATGCTAAGCGGAACTCATCCGCTACATCTCTTGCTGTTTTTAAATGAGAGAAATACTTTCCTCTTCCAAGGCGCTCAGCAAGTTCTACTTGCATCTGCCAGTCTGGCTTTGATTCG comes from the Neobacillus sp. PS2-9 genome and includes:
- a CDS encoding Rieske 2Fe-2S domain-containing protein, which produces MTDKNNKIPFEEDNYTHNINRNNERKLDRRGFMKTLVGAAGVFAVSSLPWGVLAAKELNGLGDKKYPKQKIVDVKALPIGDAVDFAFPGEHDSAILIRLSEKKYVAYQNACTHLRCPVFWKKDEGEMLCPCHHGKFDVETGAPIAGPPRRPLPEIYVKEENGAVYAVGVKRYEA
- a CDS encoding 4Fe-4S dicluster domain-containing protein is translated as MKKRLYLELENCIGCRSCLAACTQCGGHEERNRNYVYDVNPLVNRQTMPLMCLHCVNPACARSCPAQAIQIHETGAVLSALVEKCIGCQNCTIACPYGIPKFDTEQNLMYKCDLCIDRTKDGIPPMCASVCPSNTLQWLTDEEIEAKQKQFNLDNGKWVTSMPYLEGETNVKVNLPGILQGVTKLF